Proteins from a genomic interval of Candidatus Dormiibacterota bacterium:
- the cobM gene encoding precorrin-4 C(11)-methyltransferase has translation MSRALRGGTVYVVGAGPGDPDLLTLRARRVLEAAGTVVYADSLVDPRLLEAVRPEAVVRGTSGMTLEPIVELLVAAARRGEVVARVHSGDPGIYGAIAEQLARLDQAGVPWEVIPGVPSPMAAAAALGCELTVPGVAQAVVICRVGGRTPMPPGQDLRALARPGVSLCILLSAAYAAEVTSALRQGGVEDSTPAVIAERVSWPDERVSWGTVGDLAARLRELGIRRQALVLVGPAFRPASARLRSSLYSPDHAHVFRPSGSPGNGAGGGGEVAVYALTAAGAAVGARVAAAVGGARLHLPARLAGAVPGARAESGGARGVVARLVATHAAVVLVMATGAAVRLIAPHLADKVRDPAVVAVDDLGRWAVPLAGAHARGGNRLARQVAAALGAEAVVTTASDGRPWPAPDAVAAARGWRAEDRRGLAAVTAALLDGDPVGLVQECGEPWEAAGDWPAALRRHPDLDALRAAAPRAAIVISDRPVEAGPGWLVLRPPTAVLGVGCEAGVGDDELAGAVDAALAEAGLSPLAVAGVGTLDRKCDEPALRRLCAERGWPLRGHPAEVLAAVAVPTPSAVVALAVGTPSVSEAAALLGAPGGALRLAKRVRGRVTVAIAALVPG, from the coding sequence ATGAGCCGCGCGCTCCGAGGCGGGACCGTCTACGTGGTCGGCGCCGGTCCCGGCGACCCCGACCTGCTCACCCTGCGCGCCCGTCGCGTCCTCGAGGCGGCGGGCACCGTGGTCTACGCCGACTCGCTCGTCGACCCGCGGCTGCTGGAGGCGGTGCGCCCCGAGGCGGTGGTGCGGGGCACCAGCGGGATGACCCTCGAGCCGATCGTCGAGCTGCTGGTGGCGGCGGCGCGGCGGGGCGAGGTGGTGGCCCGGGTGCACAGCGGCGACCCCGGCATCTACGGCGCCATCGCCGAGCAGCTGGCCCGCCTCGACCAGGCCGGGGTGCCCTGGGAGGTGATCCCCGGGGTGCCCTCGCCGATGGCGGCAGCGGCGGCCCTCGGCTGCGAGCTCACCGTGCCCGGGGTCGCCCAGGCGGTGGTGATCTGCCGGGTCGGCGGCCGCACCCCGATGCCCCCCGGCCAGGACCTCCGCGCCCTCGCCCGGCCCGGGGTCTCGCTCTGCATCCTGCTCAGCGCCGCCTACGCCGCCGAGGTGACGTCGGCGCTGCGGCAGGGCGGGGTGGAGGACTCGACTCCCGCGGTGATCGCGGAGCGGGTCTCCTGGCCGGACGAGCGGGTGAGCTGGGGTACGGTGGGCGACCTCGCCGCCCGGCTGCGCGAGCTCGGCATCCGCCGCCAGGCGCTGGTGCTGGTGGGGCCGGCCTTCCGGCCCGCCTCGGCGCGGCTGCGCTCCTCCCTCTACAGCCCCGACCACGCCCACGTCTTCCGCCCCTCGGGCTCGCCCGGGAACGGCGCCGGGGGCGGCGGCGAGGTCGCCGTGTACGCGCTCACCGCGGCCGGCGCCGCGGTCGGGGCACGGGTGGCGGCAGCGGTCGGCGGCGCCCGCCTCCACCTGCCGGCGCGGCTGGCCGGGGCGGTGCCCGGGGCCCGGGCGGAGAGCGGAGGCGCCCGCGGCGTCGTCGCCCGGCTGGTGGCCACCCACGCGGCGGTGGTGCTGGTGATGGCCACCGGGGCGGCGGTCCGGCTGATCGCGCCCCACCTCGCCGACAAGGTGCGCGACCCCGCGGTGGTGGCGGTCGACGACCTCGGCCGCTGGGCGGTGCCGCTGGCGGGCGCCCACGCCCGGGGTGGCAACCGGCTCGCCCGGCAGGTGGCCGCCGCCCTCGGGGCCGAGGCGGTGGTGACGACCGCGAGCGACGGCCGGCCCTGGCCCGCGCCCGACGCGGTCGCCGCCGCCCGGGGCTGGCGCGCCGAGGACCGGCGCGGGCTCGCCGCGGTGACCGCGGCCCTGCTCGACGGCGACCCGGTCGGCCTCGTCCAGGAGTGCGGCGAGCCCTGGGAGGCGGCCGGCGACTGGCCCGCCGCGCTGCGCCGCCATCCCGACCTCGACGCCCTCCGCGCCGCCGCACCCCGGGCCGCGATCGTGATCAGCGACCGTCCCGTCGAGGCCGGGCCGGGGTGGCTGGTGCTGCGCCCGCCCACCGCCGTGCTCGGGGTCGGCTGCGAGGCCGGGGTCGGCGACGACGAGCTCGCCGGGGCGGTCGACGCCGCCCTCGCCGAGGCCGGGCTCAGCCCGCTGGCGGTCGCCGGCGTCGGCACCCTCGACCGCAAGTGCGACGAGCCCGCGCTCCGCCGGCTCTGCGCCGAGCGCGGCTGGCCGCTGCGCGGTCACCCCGCCGAGGTGCTGGCCGCGGTGGCGGTGCCCACCCCCTCGGCGGTGGTCGCCCTGGCGGTGGGCACCCCGTCGGTGAGCGAGGCGGCGGCGCTGCTCGGCGCCCCCGGCGGGGCCCTCCGACTCGCCAAGCGGGTGCGCGGCCGGGTCACCGTCGCCATCGCGGCACTCGTGCCCGGCTAG
- a CDS encoding class I SAM-dependent methyltransferase, which produces MSQAPPTESRSMEKAARCGEPSYVWRAGQERRLAMIRDAVPELASARVLEIGCGVGRYVERLSPLARVVVGLEYDRERAVEAAARLDPPLVVNGANEHLPFPDASFDVVLTNEVIEHVADDRVSAAEMVRVLSRGGRVVLFCPNRWYPVEQHGVYWRGTYRFGNKPLVNYLPDPLRNRLAPHVRAYTRRGLLRLFAGQPVQVVHHGRIFGGYDNIVARLGGAGRVLRRALQGAEGTPVDVLGLSHFLVLERY; this is translated from the coding sequence ATGTCCCAGGCGCCGCCGACCGAGAGCCGCTCGATGGAGAAGGCGGCTCGCTGCGGCGAGCCGTCCTACGTCTGGCGGGCCGGCCAGGAGCGCCGGCTGGCGATGATCCGCGACGCGGTGCCGGAGCTGGCGAGCGCCCGGGTGCTCGAGATCGGCTGCGGCGTGGGCCGCTACGTCGAGCGGCTGAGCCCCCTCGCCCGGGTCGTGGTCGGGCTCGAGTACGACCGCGAGCGGGCCGTCGAGGCGGCGGCCAGGCTCGACCCGCCGCTGGTGGTCAACGGCGCCAACGAGCACCTGCCCTTCCCCGACGCCAGCTTCGACGTGGTGCTCACCAACGAGGTCATCGAGCACGTGGCCGACGACCGGGTCTCGGCGGCGGAGATGGTGCGGGTGCTGAGCCGCGGCGGCCGGGTAGTGCTCTTCTGCCCCAACCGCTGGTACCCGGTCGAGCAGCACGGCGTCTACTGGCGGGGGACCTACCGCTTCGGCAACAAGCCCCTGGTCAACTACCTGCCCGACCCGCTCCGCAACCGCCTCGCCCCCCACGTGCGCGCGTACACCCGCCGGGGGCTGCTCCGGCTCTTCGCCGGGCAGCCGGTGCAGGTGGTCCACCACGGGCGCATCTTCGGCGGGTACGACAACATCGTCGCCCGGCTCGGCGGCGCCGGGAGGGTGCTGCGCCGCGCCCTCCAGGGAGCCGAGGGCACCCCCGTCGACGTCCTCGGCCTCTCCCACTTCCTCGTCCTCGAGCGCTACTGA
- a CDS encoding ABC transporter substrate-binding protein: MLSLADPAVSGGGIEALPLPVRAGLLAALTVLALGTLALGAREQWREGDIPGPAPADANHWWRTARVLLPLEAAVGLVALVSAAVLGGVATPPGPPSVAAAPAGPPLLVSAAGGHQVPIAIAPGLPGPNRVVVGVQDVDADGVVRPAAGVTGVTLSLDCGGCGTAPASLRLEPAGGPWHAATVTLAAGSWTLTAVVDSPGPVAARPVTTGIEPPRPGELLVGVVADLSGPDGGACQNRALGVELALASAGGAVPPRLVLDDIAPAGAGAAAERLAARGVHVLATPCGGAGTLGAVAAVATRLHLPLVGALRSEGPSAYLWRTGVDQEAEGAALAGRVRDRGAGGALVLVGPRPEQAVEAAAVERGLGAAGLAHRSLALAGADPAGLAAELRARHPDALVIVASPRRALPVVEAVSRGGWLPSRGVVASSDLLSAAFVAEAAPLLRGTALSIAGELDPADPASRAYLEALHRRLPLRTPGIEGTRGWYSGLLVDRAASVAAADPSPAGLEHALQTAFTGYDLGLFRLGWDAGGGGPEQLAFFRPGGGARLLRDGPPVALR, from the coding sequence ATGCTCAGCCTGGCTGATCCCGCCGTCAGCGGCGGCGGGATCGAGGCGCTTCCGCTGCCGGTGCGTGCCGGGCTCCTCGCCGCCCTCACCGTCCTCGCCCTCGGCACCCTCGCGCTCGGGGCCCGCGAGCAGTGGCGGGAGGGCGACATCCCCGGGCCCGCGCCGGCGGACGCGAACCACTGGTGGCGCACCGCCCGGGTGCTGCTGCCGCTGGAGGCGGCGGTCGGCCTGGTGGCGCTGGTCTCGGCGGCCGTCCTCGGCGGGGTCGCCACCCCGCCCGGCCCTCCCTCGGTCGCCGCGGCGCCGGCCGGGCCGCCCCTGCTGGTCAGCGCCGCCGGCGGGCACCAGGTGCCGATCGCGATCGCCCCCGGCCTCCCCGGCCCCAACCGGGTGGTGGTGGGGGTGCAGGACGTCGACGCGGACGGGGTCGTCCGGCCCGCGGCCGGGGTCACCGGGGTGACCCTGAGCCTCGACTGCGGAGGATGCGGCACGGCGCCGGCGTCGCTGCGTCTCGAGCCCGCCGGCGGCCCCTGGCACGCCGCCACCGTCACCCTGGCCGCGGGGTCCTGGACGCTGACGGCGGTGGTGGACTCGCCGGGCCCGGTCGCCGCCCGGCCGGTGACCACCGGCATCGAGCCGCCCCGCCCCGGCGAGCTCCTCGTCGGGGTCGTCGCCGATCTCTCCGGCCCCGACGGCGGTGCCTGCCAGAACCGCGCCCTCGGCGTCGAGCTGGCCCTGGCGAGCGCCGGCGGCGCGGTCCCGCCGCGGCTGGTGCTCGACGACATCGCCCCCGCCGGCGCCGGGGCGGCCGCCGAGCGGCTCGCGGCCCGGGGCGTCCACGTCCTCGCCACCCCCTGCGGCGGGGCCGGCACCCTGGGCGCCGTCGCCGCCGTCGCGACCCGCCTGCACCTGCCGCTGGTGGGAGCGCTCCGCTCCGAGGGCCCCTCGGCCTACCTCTGGCGCACCGGCGTCGACCAGGAGGCGGAGGGTGCCGCCCTGGCCGGCCGGGTCCGCGACCGGGGGGCGGGCGGGGCGCTGGTCCTGGTCGGCCCGCGGCCCGAGCAGGCGGTCGAGGCGGCCGCGGTGGAGCGGGGCCTCGGCGCCGCCGGGCTCGCCCATCGCAGCCTCGCGCTCGCCGGCGCCGACCCCGCCGGGCTCGCCGCCGAGCTGCGCGCGCGCCACCCCGACGCGCTCGTGATCGTCGCCTCGCCACGCCGTGCCCTCCCCGTGGTCGAGGCGGTGAGCCGCGGCGGCTGGCTGCCCTCGCGGGGAGTGGTCGCGTCCTCCGACCTGCTCTCGGCCGCCTTCGTCGCGGAGGCGGCGCCGCTCCTGCGCGGCACCGCCCTGTCGATCGCCGGTGAGCTCGACCCCGCCGACCCGGCGTCCCGTGCGTATCTCGAGGCGCTCCACCGGCGGCTCCCGCTGCGCACCCCCGGCATCGAGGGCACCCGCGGCTGGTACAGCGGGCTGCTGGTCGACCGCGCCGCCTCCGTGGCCGCGGCCGACCCCTCGCCGGCGGGGCTCGAGCACGCCCTGCAGACCGCCTTCACCGGCTACGACCTCGGGCTGTTCCGGCTCGGCTGGGACGCCGGCGGCGGTGGCCCCGAGCAGCTCGCCTTCTTCCGGCCCGGCGGCGGCGCGCGGCTGCTCCGCGACGGCCCCCCGGTGGCGCTGCGATGA
- a CDS encoding DUF202 domain-containing protein: protein MSPGRRRLAAILGTGPVPPDAGRGGGEGVRTRDHLANSRTFLAWMRLALTLVAAGLSIDKLDVLLSLTHGHSDAGAGDNRGAALALVVAGGVLANLAFARFLLQRRVIEGPALRSRVLLDATLIGIAGVTGVLMTLLVLRTR, encoded by the coding sequence ATGAGCCCCGGCCGGCGGCGGCTGGCGGCCATCCTCGGCACCGGCCCGGTGCCCCCGGACGCCGGCCGGGGAGGGGGTGAGGGGGTGCGCACCCGCGACCACCTCGCCAACTCTCGCACCTTCCTCGCCTGGATGCGGCTGGCGCTGACCCTGGTCGCCGCCGGGCTGTCCATCGACAAGCTGGACGTGCTGCTCTCCCTCACCCACGGGCACTCCGACGCCGGCGCCGGCGACAACCGCGGCGCGGCGCTGGCGCTGGTGGTCGCCGGCGGGGTCCTCGCCAACCTCGCCTTCGCCCGCTTCCTGCTCCAGCGGCGGGTCATCGAGGGGCCGGCGCTGCGCTCCCGGGTGCTCCTGGATGCGACCCTGATCGGGATCGCCGGGGTGACCGGCGTGCTGATGACGCTGCTCGTGCTCCGCACCCGCTGA
- a CDS encoding DUF202 domain-containing protein, translated as MADQEPLRSDETRPREHLANERTLLAWARTAVTLIALGFGVSRFDVFLRELRMSNGRSARLSAAFSAAIGLVFVLAGLLTAAAGVVRFLQGRRQIEAARFEAPLWPYLLLTLLMCGIGLALAVYLVADVARS; from the coding sequence ATGGCCGACCAGGAGCCGCTCCGATCCGACGAGACCCGACCGCGCGAGCACCTCGCCAACGAGCGCACCCTGCTCGCCTGGGCGCGGACCGCGGTCACCCTCATCGCCCTCGGCTTCGGGGTCTCGCGGTTCGACGTCTTCCTCCGCGAGCTGCGGATGTCGAACGGCCGCTCCGCCCGGCTCAGCGCCGCCTTCTCCGCGGCGATCGGCCTGGTCTTCGTGCTCGCCGGCCTGCTCACCGCCGCCGCCGGCGTGGTGCGCTTCCTCCAGGGCCGGCGGCAGATCGAGGCGGCCCGCTTCGAGGCGCCGCTGTGGCCGTACCTGCTGCTCACCCTGCTGATGTGCGGCATCGGCCTGGCCCTGGCGGTCTACCTGGTCGCCGACGTCGCTCGTTCCTGA
- a CDS encoding N-acetylmuramoyl-L-alanine amidase has protein sequence MSHRAKRFLHVLACAPVAVLMTASLAPSTHARAATGPAPSTRPAAYVVALDPGHGGVPDNDHPDQLFDPGSVAQNGLLEKDYALDTARRVRALLERDRVQVVMTRDRDRYLDISPRMETAIAAHAQLFVSIHGNSWTDPTAAGSVVLYPNEDSHPFADRMIASLEKRLKPYAVPNDGVILRDNLWVHAVMPAVTIEPMYLSNPREADLLQRPEVRDAIAAAVRDAVEAQDPAVLTRRHQLDAWDAAHPQGAQTAASPGRSPLAAALGIPHGRLLVLAGLLGVLWLLRHRLRPATLTAARAVMVPLARLHPVRRIEETLFRRRRRQARRRRLLERSRKVPHRRSVYDELWF, from the coding sequence ATGAGCCACCGGGCCAAACGTTTTCTCCACGTCCTCGCCTGCGCCCCGGTCGCCGTCCTGATGACGGCCTCCCTCGCGCCGTCGACGCACGCCCGCGCCGCCACCGGCCCGGCGCCCTCGACCCGGCCCGCGGCCTACGTGGTGGCGCTCGACCCCGGCCACGGCGGCGTCCCCGACAACGACCATCCCGACCAGCTCTTCGACCCCGGCTCGGTGGCCCAGAACGGGTTGCTGGAGAAGGACTACGCCCTCGACACCGCCCGCCGCGTCCGCGCCCTCCTGGAGCGTGACCGGGTGCAGGTGGTGATGACCCGCGACCGCGACCGGTACCTCGACATCAGCCCGCGGATGGAGACGGCGATCGCCGCCCACGCCCAGCTGTTCGTCAGCATCCACGGCAACTCCTGGACGGATCCCACGGCCGCCGGCTCGGTGGTGCTCTATCCCAACGAGGACAGCCACCCCTTCGCCGACCGGATGATCGCCAGCCTGGAGAAACGGCTCAAGCCCTACGCGGTGCCCAACGACGGGGTCATCCTCCGCGACAACCTCTGGGTGCACGCGGTGATGCCGGCGGTGACGATCGAGCCGATGTACCTCAGCAACCCGCGCGAGGCCGACCTGCTGCAGCGTCCCGAGGTGCGCGACGCGATCGCCGCCGCGGTGCGCGACGCGGTCGAAGCCCAGGACCCCGCGGTGCTGACCCGCAGGCATCAGCTCGACGCCTGGGACGCGGCCCATCCGCAGGGGGCGCAGACCGCCGCCAGCCCCGGTCGCTCCCCGCTGGCGGCGGCGCTGGGGATCCCCCACGGCCGGCTGCTGGTGCTCGCCGGCCTGCTCGGGGTGCTCTGGCTGCTGCGCCACCGGCTGCGCCCGGCGACGCTCACGGCGGCTCGCGCGGTGATGGTCCCGCTGGCCCGGCTGCATCCGGTGCGGCGGATCGAGGAGACGCTCTTCCGGAGGCGCCGGCGACAGGCACGGCGGCGCCGCCTGCTCGAGCGCAGCCGCAAGGTGCCCCACCGCCGCTCGGTCTACGACGAGCTCTGGTTCTAG
- a CDS encoding sulfite exporter TauE/SafE family protein, with translation MHLSTVLVVELVVIGLITGGLAGMLGAGGGFVTVPLLVAIGMNIHVAVSLSLAYVVVVAGSGVLRHLRQGTIDLPLGLILMGPGIVAAQLGSQLSHRLPSQALELMVALLLVSVLVFFSTVHAPSHETAPAAGLPAAPAPEPPPWALRPLRLERVRSVRGRIYRYTVRIPRAALIGASVGLVSGLFGVGGGFILVPLLVGVVHAPMQVAVGSDLVAIMGNGVSGAIGHVIAGDIHVGTILRLGLPLICGGVVGSQLGARAVTLLSQGRLRLLFNALLVSATLYMGSAGLGFITAVSSKG, from the coding sequence ATGCACCTGTCCACGGTCCTGGTCGTCGAGCTCGTGGTCATCGGCCTGATCACCGGGGGGCTCGCCGGGATGCTCGGAGCGGGGGGTGGGTTCGTGACCGTGCCGCTGCTGGTGGCGATCGGCATGAACATCCACGTCGCGGTGTCGCTCAGCCTCGCCTACGTGGTCGTGGTGGCGGGGTCGGGGGTGCTTCGCCACCTTCGCCAGGGCACCATCGACCTGCCCCTCGGGCTCATCCTGATGGGACCGGGCATCGTCGCCGCCCAGCTGGGCAGCCAGCTCAGCCACCGGCTCCCCAGCCAGGCCCTGGAGCTGATGGTGGCACTGCTGCTGGTGTCGGTGCTGGTCTTCTTCAGCACCGTCCACGCCCCCTCCCACGAGACCGCGCCCGCCGCCGGCCTCCCCGCCGCCCCGGCGCCGGAGCCGCCCCCGTGGGCGCTGCGGCCGCTCCGGTTGGAGCGCGTCCGCAGCGTCCGCGGGCGGATCTACCGCTACACCGTCCGCATTCCCCGCGCGGCGCTGATCGGCGCCTCGGTGGGGCTGGTCTCCGGGCTCTTCGGAGTCGGCGGCGGGTTCATCCTGGTGCCCCTGCTGGTCGGGGTCGTCCACGCCCCGATGCAGGTGGCGGTGGGCAGCGACCTGGTGGCGATCATGGGCAACGGCGTCTCCGGCGCCATCGGTCACGTGATCGCCGGCGACATCCACGTCGGAACGATCCTGCGGCTGGGCCTCCCGCTGATCTGCGGGGGCGTGGTCGGCTCGCAGCTCGGCGCCCGGGCGGTGACCCTCCTCTCCCAGGGCCGGCTGCGGCTGCTCTTCAACGCCCTGCTGGTCTCGGCGACCCTCTACATGGGCAGCGCCGGGCTCGGATTCATCACCGCGGTGTCATCGAAGGGTTAG
- the cobJ gene encoding precorrin-3B C(17)-methyltransferase has product MSASGRLAIVGLGPGDAGYLCERARPALAAADVVIAYAPYCDRVSALLPGVPVEPWPIGAEAERAADAARRAQAGASVAVVSSGDAGVYGMAGLCLEALYELGWDGRTAPELEIVPGVTAALAAAARLGAPLAVDFACISLSDLLVPWELIERRLSAVGAGDLAVALYNPRSRARPHALGRALDVLRAHRDPATPAAMVHDACRPGERVEIGELGSLVAEEASMDTLVLIGCSSTRRLGRHLVTLRPRRRREAERS; this is encoded by the coding sequence ATGAGCGCCAGCGGCCGTCTCGCCATCGTCGGGCTGGGTCCCGGCGATGCCGGCTACCTGTGCGAGCGCGCCCGCCCGGCGCTCGCCGCCGCCGACGTGGTCATCGCCTACGCCCCGTACTGCGACCGGGTGAGCGCCCTGCTCCCCGGGGTCCCGGTCGAGCCCTGGCCGATCGGCGCCGAGGCCGAGCGCGCCGCCGACGCCGCCCGGCGCGCCCAGGCCGGGGCCTCGGTGGCGGTGGTGAGCAGCGGCGACGCCGGCGTCTACGGGATGGCCGGGCTCTGCCTCGAGGCGCTCTACGAGCTCGGTTGGGACGGGCGCACCGCCCCCGAGCTGGAGATCGTGCCCGGGGTGACCGCCGCCCTCGCCGCCGCCGCCCGGCTGGGGGCGCCGCTGGCGGTCGACTTCGCCTGCATCAGCCTCTCCGACCTGCTCGTCCCCTGGGAGCTGATCGAGCGGCGGCTGAGCGCGGTCGGCGCCGGCGACCTCGCCGTCGCCCTCTACAACCCCCGCAGCCGGGCCCGGCCCCACGCCCTCGGCCGCGCCCTCGACGTGCTCCGCGCCCATCGCGACCCGGCCACCCCGGCCGCCATGGTCCACGACGCCTGCCGTCCCGGCGAGCGGGTGGAGATCGGCGAGCTCGGCAGCCTGGTCGCCGAGGAGGCCTCCATGGACACCCTGGTGCTGATCGGCTGCTCCTCCACCCGCCGGCTGGGCCGGCACCTCGTCACCCTGCGCCCCCGCCGCCGCCGCGAGGCGGAGCGGTCGTGA
- the cobT gene encoding nicotinate-nucleotide--dimethylbenzimidazole phosphoribosyltransferase, with amino-acid sequence MSALDDALRDITAPDAAAAEAARRHQDDLTKPPGSLGRLEELAVLLAAVRGRDAVRLGECAVLICAADHGVTGRGVSAYPAEVTAQMVGNFLSGGAAINVIARAAGARVLVLDAGVAADLPDHPRLLARKVRRGSGDIVDSPAMSRDEARAALEAGVEAVWGLAAEGVEALAVGDMGIGNTTAASAVVAAITGRPAAEVVGRGTGVDDAGLARKREAVAAAVLRAGADPADGLGVLAEVGGLELAAIAGAVIGAASRRMLCVLDGHPATAAALAAALIAPGALAYCVAGHRSAERGHGVALEHLGLRPLLDLDLRLGEGSGATLALHLVRVAAALSAEMATFSSAGVSGPAVAGAEAGAEAAPAP; translated from the coding sequence GTGAGCGCCCTCGACGACGCGCTGAGGGACATCACCGCCCCCGACGCCGCCGCCGCGGAGGCCGCCCGCCGCCACCAGGACGACCTCACCAAGCCGCCCGGAAGCCTCGGCCGGCTCGAGGAGCTCGCCGTCCTGCTCGCCGCCGTCCGCGGCCGCGACGCGGTCCGCCTGGGGGAGTGCGCGGTGCTGATCTGCGCCGCCGACCACGGGGTCACCGGGCGCGGGGTCAGCGCCTACCCGGCGGAGGTGACCGCGCAGATGGTGGGCAACTTCCTCTCCGGCGGGGCGGCGATCAACGTCATCGCCCGCGCCGCCGGCGCCCGGGTGCTGGTGCTCGACGCCGGCGTCGCCGCCGACCTCCCCGACCACCCCCGGCTGCTCGCCCGCAAGGTGCGCCGGGGCAGCGGGGACATCGTCGACAGCCCGGCGATGAGCCGGGACGAGGCCCGCGCCGCGCTGGAGGCGGGGGTCGAGGCGGTGTGGGGGCTCGCCGCCGAGGGGGTCGAGGCGCTGGCGGTGGGGGACATGGGCATCGGCAACACCACCGCGGCGAGCGCGGTGGTCGCCGCCATCACCGGCCGGCCCGCCGCCGAGGTGGTGGGCCGGGGCACCGGGGTCGACGACGCCGGGCTGGCACGCAAGCGCGAGGCGGTGGCGGCGGCGGTGCTGCGGGCCGGCGCCGACCCTGCCGACGGCCTCGGGGTGCTCGCCGAGGTGGGCGGGCTGGAGCTCGCCGCGATCGCCGGGGCGGTGATCGGCGCCGCCTCGCGCCGGATGCTCTGCGTCCTCGACGGCCACCCCGCCACCGCCGCCGCCCTCGCCGCCGCCCTGATCGCCCCCGGCGCCCTCGCCTACTGCGTCGCCGGCCACCGCTCCGCCGAGCGCGGCCACGGCGTCGCCCTCGAGCACCTCGGCCTCCGTCCCCTGCTCGACCTCGACCTCCGCCTCGGCGAGGGCAGCGGCGCCACCCTCGCCCTCCATCTCGTCCGGGTGGCGGCGGCGCTGAGCGCGGAGATGGCCACCTTCTCCTCGGCGGGGGTGAGCGGGCCCGCCGTCGCCGGCGCCGAGGCCGGCGCCGAGGCCGCGCCCGCGCCGTGA
- the cobS gene encoding adenosylcobinamide-GDP ribazoletransferase: MTAELPAGPGIVPRRSAAGRLGSVAAGALAALGLLTVAPLPRLAHRPPSAATLAGFAGAGLLLGGALAGLEAALAPVLPPAPRAALLLAALAVLSGGIHLDGLADCADGLFGGHTPEERLAIMRDSRTGGFGLAAVVLVVLVEYAALGALGGPRLQVLVVAVAASRTATAVALAISIPARSEGLGYAYAVPRRAVGAVVAVAVTAAAAFLLLGGRGLIAAATTLLVAPAMAALVRHRVGGMTGDAYGAVAELGLAVALLCLCARP, from the coding sequence GTGACCGCCGAGCTGCCGGCCGGCCCCGGCATCGTGCCCCGCCGCTCGGCCGCCGGCCGGCTGGGATCGGTCGCCGCCGGCGCCCTGGCCGCGCTCGGCCTGCTCACCGTGGCGCCGCTGCCCCGGCTCGCCCACCGGCCCCCCTCCGCCGCCACCCTGGCCGGCTTCGCCGGGGCCGGGCTGCTGCTCGGCGGGGCGCTGGCGGGGCTGGAGGCCGCGCTCGCCCCCGTGCTCCCCCCGGCGCCGCGCGCCGCGCTGCTCCTCGCCGCCCTCGCCGTGCTCAGCGGCGGCATCCACCTCGACGGCCTCGCCGACTGCGCCGACGGGCTCTTCGGCGGGCACACCCCGGAGGAGCGGCTGGCGATCATGCGGGACAGCCGCACCGGCGGCTTCGGGCTGGCGGCGGTGGTGCTGGTGGTGCTCGTCGAGTACGCCGCCCTCGGTGCCCTCGGCGGCCCCCGGCTGCAGGTCCTGGTGGTGGCGGTGGCCGCCTCGAGGACGGCCACGGCGGTGGCCCTGGCGATCTCGATCCCCGCTCGGAGCGAGGGGCTGGGATACGCCTACGCGGTTCCCCGGCGCGCCGTCGGGGCGGTGGTGGCGGTGGCGGTGACCGCGGCGGCCGCGTTCCTGCTGCTCGGGGGACGCGGCCTGATCGCTGCGGCGACGACCCTGCTGGTCGCCCCCGCGATGGCCGCGCTGGTCCGGCACCGGGTGGGCGGGATGACCGGCGACGCCTACGGCGCGGTCGCCGAGCTGGGCCTGGCGGTGGCGCTGCTGTGCCTGTGCGCGCGGCCCTGA